A stretch of the Vitis vinifera cultivar Pinot Noir 40024 chromosome 16, ASM3070453v1 genome encodes the following:
- the LOC104882154 gene encoding two-component response regulator ARR1, with the protein MDNEINSPNQQSHKTITSAAGVNVMVVDDDVICLSIVAGILRTRRYQVVTVKNPLDALATLRSGSDFFHLVVTDVHMPELDGFEFQKKVQEEFQLPVVMMSADDKESSMLKGLEAGAAFYIVKPVNYDDLKNIWQYAVGPRKDNSVDMQDVGPAPEEESPVEKTPDDPVDIESVSSVNEVNQSKRDPKKKASKRVIEDSGKENSDAVSPKRTKVVWTSALHTRFLEAVRKIGLERAVPKRILELMNMPGLTRENVASHLQKYRIFLRRVAEASNSTGSSTGKRIAERTLRSSFATGHPSLLISALQQGFPQLLNQQLVGSLLQPGFPGNIQINDPTLRGAIFPNQQASSSNPRPQLGHGQGHSMNNQAYLQQQPFGNTNALPEANGGVMNGANPMQMNQQQTQARSELVPNAMSNNNFTVFEGSGNIHGVQNMESFNNSHLPPNFDCNNNIAGSGPMGLSNGFNGNYGSIAGNINGNLALSESVNSGYYAQGAYSSVGLRSTNQPPTRFSNITQQNNNPMLLPSLSLLQQNDLGNGGGDNSYLLDHLMNTTAPMESVSPLQFAESELDELFQGHLNNLHNNEQQVGEEVQSHDYSINLNPVENNPPENQPSSNQACQMLTSPTLFINYFAFHISTILFFS; encoded by the exons ATGGACAATGAGATAAATAGCCCAAACCAGCAGTCTCACAAGACCATAACCTCTGCTGCTGGCGTAAATGTTATGGTTGTAGATGATGATGTTATATGTCTCTCAATAGTTGCAGGAATTCTTAGAACACGGAGATATCAAG TTGTGACTGTTAAAAACCCCCTAGACGCTTTGGCTACACTTCGATCGGGGAGTGATTTCTTCCACCTTGTAGTAACGGATGTGCACATGCCTGAGTTGGAtggatttgaatttcaaaagaAAGTCCAGGAAGAATTCCAGCTCCCTGTAGTCA TGATGTCTGCTGATGACAAAGAAAGTTCCATGTTGAAGGGTTTAGAGGCTGGAGCTGCATTTTACATTGTGAAGCCTGTGAACTATGATGACCTTAAGAACATATGGCAATATGCTGTTGGTCCAAGGAAAGATAATTCTGTTGACATGCAGGATGTTGGACCTGCTCCAGAGGAGGAATCGCCAGTTGAGAAAACACCTGATGATCCTGTCGATATAGAGTCTGTATCATCAGTAAATGAAGTGAACCAGAGTAAGAGAGATCCCAAGAAAAAGGCCTCCAAAAGGGTTATTGAAGACAGTGGAAAAGAGAACAGTGATGCTGTTTCACCCAAAAGGACAAAGGTCGTATGGACAAGTGCGCTTCATACCCGATTCTTGGAAGCTGTAAGAAAAATAGGCCTTGAAA GGGCTGTTCCCAAGAGGATTCTTGAGCTCATGAACATGCCAGGATTAACTAGGGAAAATGTGGCTAGCCATCTTCAG AAGTACAGAATCTTTCTGCGACGCGTAGCTGAAGCAAGCAACTCTACTGGGAGTAGCACAGGAAAGCGCATCGCGGAAAGAACTCTAAGATCGAGCTTTGCCACCGGACACCCATCACTGTTGATTAGTGCTCTCCAGCAAGGGTTCCCACAGCTTCTGAACCAGCAACTAGTAGGATCATTGCTGCAACCAGGATTCCCAGGAAATATCCAGATTAATGATCCCACCCTTAGAGGAGCAATTTTCCCTAATCAGCAAGCTTCAAGCAGTAACCCTAGACCTCAACTTGGACATGGACAGGGACATTCAATGAACAATCAAGCTTATTTGCAGCAACAACCTTTTGGCAACACTAATGCTCTCCCCGAAGCCAATGGTGGAGTTATGAATGGTGCAAATCCAATGCAAATGAACCAACAGCAAACTCAAGCAAGATCAGAACTTGTTCCAAATGCCATGTCTAACAACAACTTCACCGTCTTTGAGGGTTCTGGAAACATTCATGGGGTACAAAACATGGAATCTTTCAACAATTCACATCTGCCCCCAAATTTTGACTGCAACAACAATATTGCTGGCTCAGGCCCAATGGGATTGTCAAATGGTTTTAATGGCAACTATGGCTCAATCGCTGGGAACATTAACGGAAATCTTGCATTGTCGGAGAGTGTGAATTCTGGTTATTATGCTCAAGGAGCATATTCTTCTGTAGGGTTAAGGAGCACGAACCAACCTCCAACAAGGTTCTCTAATATAACCCAACAGAACAATAATCCAATGCTGCTGCCTTCACTGTCACTGCTGCAACAGAATGATCTTGGGAATGGAGGAGGAGACAATAGCTATTTGCTTGATCATCTGATGAATACTACTGCTCCCATGGAGAGCGTTTCTCCCCTTCAATTTGCCGAAAGTGAACTCGATGAACTTTTCCAAGGTCATCTCAACAATCTACATAA